A single genomic interval of Macaca nemestrina isolate mMacNem1 chromosome 14, mMacNem.hap1, whole genome shotgun sequence harbors:
- the LOC105498915 gene encoding cathepsin L2, whose protein sequence is MNLSLVLAAFCLGIASAVPKFDQNLDTKWYQWKATHRRLYGASEEGWRRAVWEKNMKMIELHNGEYSQGKHGFTMAMNAFGDMTNEEFRQVMGCFRNQKLRKGKLFREPLFLDLPKSVDWRKKGYVTPVKNQKQCGSCWAFSATGALEGQMFRKTGKLVSLSEQNLVDCSRPQGNQGCNGGFMNSAFRYVKENGGLDSEESYPYVAMDGICKYRSENSVANDTGFEVVPAGKEKALMKAVATVGPISVAMDAGHSSFQFYKSGIYFEPDCSSKNLDHGVLVVGYGFEGANSDNNKYWLVKNSWGPEWGSNGYVKIAKDKDNHCGIATAASYPTV, encoded by the exons ATGAATCTTTCGCTCGTCCTGGCTGCCTTTTGCTTGGGAATAGCCTCCGCTGTTCCAAAATTTGACCAAAATTTGGATACGAAGTGGTACCAGTGGAAGGCAACACATAGACGATTATATGGCGCG AGTGAAGAAGGATGGAGGAGAGCAGTGTgggaaaagaatatgaaaatgatTGAACTGCACAATGGGGAATACAGCCAAGGGAAACATGGCTTCACAATGGCTATGAATGCTTTTGGTGACATG ACCAATGAAGAATTCAGGCAGGTGATGGGTTGCTTTCGAAACCAGAAACTCAGGAAGGGGAAACTGTTCCGTGAGCCTCTGTTTCTTGATCTTCCCAAATCTGTGGATTGGAGAAAGAAAGGCTACGTGACGCCAGTGAAGAATCAG aAACAGTGTGGTTCTTGTTGGGCTTTTAGTGCGACTGGTGCTCTTGAAGGACAGATGTTCCGGAAAACTGGGAAACTTGTCTCACTGAGCGAGCAGAATCTGGTGGACTGTTCGCGTCCTCAAGGCAATCAGGGCTGCAATGGTGGCTTCATGAATAGCGCCTTCCGGTATGTGAAGGAGAACGGAGGCCTGGACTCTGAGGAATCCTATCCATATGTAGCAATG GATGGGATCTGTAAGTACAGATCTGAGAATTCTGTTGCTAATGACACCGGCTTCGAGGTGGTCCCAGCTGGAAAGGAGAAGGCCCTGATGAAAGCAGTGGCAACTGTGGGGCCCATCTCTGTTGCTATGGATGCAGGCCATTCATCCTTCCAGTTCTACAAATCAG GCATTTATTTTGAACCAGACTGCAGCAGCAAAAACCTGGATCATGGTGTTCTGGTGGTTGGCTACGGCTTTGAAGGAGCAAATTCAGATAACAACAAGTATTGGCTCGTCAAAAACAG CTGGGGTCCAGAATGGGGCTCGAATGGCTATGTAAAAATAGCCAAAGACAAGGACAACCACTGTGGAATCGCCACAGCGGCCAGCTACCCCACTGTGTGA